A genomic region of Streptococcus suis contains the following coding sequences:
- the rplP gene encoding 50S ribosomal protein L16, with the protein MLVPKRVKHRREFRGKMRGEAKGGKQVDFGQYGLQATTSSWITNRQIEAARIAMTRYMKRGGKVWIKIFPHKSYTAKAIGVRMGSGKGAPEGWVAPVKRGKVMFEVAGVSEEIAREAFRLAGHKLPVKVKFVKREAE; encoded by the coding sequence ATGTTAGTACCTAAACGTGTAAAACACCGTCGTGAATTCCGTGGAAAAATGCGCGGTGAAGCTAAAGGTGGAAAACAAGTAGACTTTGGTCAATACGGTCTTCAAGCAACTACTAGCTCATGGATTACAAACCGCCAAATCGAAGCTGCCCGTATCGCTATGACGCGTTACATGAAACGTGGTGGTAAAGTTTGGATCAAGATCTTCCCACACAAATCATACACTGCTAAAGCTATCGGTGTACGTATGGGTTCTGGTAAAGGTGCTCCTGAAGGTTGGGTAGCTCCAGTTAAACGCGGTAAGGTTATGTTTGAAGTAGCTGGCGTTTCTGAAGAAATCGCTCGCGAAGCATTCCGCCTTGCTGGTCACAAATTGCCAGTTAAAGTTAAATTCGTAAA